A single genomic interval of Megalobrama amblycephala isolate DHTTF-2021 linkage group LG17, ASM1881202v1, whole genome shotgun sequence harbors:
- the fyco1b gene encoding FYVE and coiled-coil domain-containing protein 1 isoform X1, which yields MSTVGENQLQRIIRDLHDAVSELSKEHCDTGEPISDDSSSLHKFCYKLEYLLQFDQKERTTFLGSRKDYWDYFCDCLAKIKGANDGIRFVKSISELKTSLGKGRAFIRYCLVHQRLADTLQQCLMNYKITCEWYYERSPFLKSHLNIDIINHLYELNEVQFDVASRGHDLDSDWPTFARKTLGSALSPAHVWKPPSRCSSINSLVSTYSQQAQEFPPGQEFGSSLLGDLGELGELSCSASEDLRIELDQSELKQKELQEKVQQLTSEAADLRAVLSDLQEQLLAKGPNQEKEGEPSTGEQEVVKAVRECTDRLHTTTQDLGALRTSERNLESKLSIAENRNMELLAKLDGALSEKGQQAASYCDSAWKIQELLNKLKEAEEDRIESKRESEDRARLAERLAQELTLQEEKLKEMEGKLDTCRVSADKERTTAMQQADELQVTISHLQGALSLKEREAGNLQTQLQDVQRALEAQEGQLEEHKKRMQEELQHRSVLEEQLNTKMNELSTSNQKIRQLENRNQRLTAESQSFQTQAKKLEEYKSQCTSLMEINAKLIQTVKRNEESSKELAQIKTALERELITAQASQRKLRSQLESAGLTVENQNLEKCIQNGQMNNEETEIEQLGEKSISSLEELDDSAAVPQENKRMYSTHLLEAIESSTTDNGESTSRLALAEAQLELNMKEVSRLQEEVMELRAQLLVSSEERIKIQALHEVTEASREDLRAQTEQLKSQVEELNRRHVEELLRCHEREDTLVKERDMEAKVRAEIQTSMTAMREELHLLKKQNSTLALENGEAREALHRANTETAELGVHVCMLTGQNEEAKLRWEELSTKLQELQMEAQEEVETLSDSMEAMSKDNARLQEQLKQTEGLPEAMQKLQERLEQAEEEAKSLQEIRQREVDTLRSQLSDEAVHHQSQMQGLNEELDALRKRLDNEMEKVSSLESKVLELESVNSDHSQMIEKKNALIGDSETVIHQKEEQIKNLRVDLSRAEKELTLAQQSCHELSVNLNRSAMEKQDIELKMSAEIDDLFRTKKNLEERLIELIREKDALWQKSDALEFEQKLRSEEQTDRDVTYCLSCRNHFGWMLHRHNCRLCGRPFCYYCCSYAVSVHQGGAKERCCKDCFTQHNAAQERHPKAKLGSPKRSMSSPTRSSTPGIPWELKSPGPDDTAYDIITEEEVNCTHDSDSYYTTALSPETLQLSSSDVTSTEDSDELIGSVQDAEICLLKSGEMTLSVPFSVKDVNQFGDTSRELFIKSSCYSAILITAAHPGPTISWIFSSKPKSIAFSVVYRESTETPLEGAKVLIPLTRCNSHKETIQGQLKVRNAGEYTLIFDNSFSRFVSKKVLYKLSVEEPEEANGSDCSS from the exons TTTGACCAGAAAGAGAGGACCACATTTCTGGGCAGCAGGAAAGACTACTGGGACTATTTCTGTGACTGCTTGGCCAAGATTAAAGGAGCTAATGACGGCATTCGCTTTGTCAAATCAATCTCTGAG CTGAAGACGTCATTAGGGAAAGGACGGGCTTTCATCCGCTACTGTCTGGTGCACCAAAGGCTGGCAGACACTCTTCAGCAATGTCTTATGAACTACAAAATCACATG TGAGTGGTATTACGAACGCAGTCCCTTCCTGAAATCCCATCTGAATATCGATATCATCAACCACCTGTATGAACTCAATGAGGTCCAGTTTGATGTAGCATCCAGAGGTCACGATCTTGACTCTGACTGGCCTACTTTTGCCAG AAAGACTCTGGGATCAGCTCTCTCACCGGCCCATGTGTGGAAACCACCCAGTCGCTGCTCTAGTATCAACAGTTTGGTCAGCACTTACTCACAG CAAGCTCAGGAGTTTCCTCCAGGCCAAGAATTCGGCTCCAGTCTGCTAGGTGATCTGGGCGAGTTGGGCGAACTGTCCTGTAGCGCTTCTGAGGACCTGCGCATTGAGCTTGACCAATCAGAGTTGAAGCAAAAAGAGCTCCAGGAGAAGGTCCAGCAGCTCACCAGTGAGGCAGCTGATCTGAGAGCTGTGCTCAGTGACCTACAGGAACAACTATTGGCTAAAGGTCCTAATCAAGAGAAAGAAGGAGAACCATCTACAGGGGAGCAGGAGGTGGTAAAAGCTGTCAGAGAGTGCACCGATCGCCTCCATACCACCACACAGGATCTGGGGGCTTTACGGACATCAGAACGCAATCTAGAATCCAAGCTGAGCATTGCGGAGAACAGGAACATGGAGTTGCTGGCAAAGCTTGACGGAGCTCTGAGCGAAAAAGGACAGCAGGCCGCCAGCTACTGCGACTCAGCCTGGAAGATCCAAGAGCTCCTGAACAAGCTAAAGGAGGCTGAAGAAGATAGGATTGAGTCTAAACGAGAGAGCGAAGACCGGGCTAGACTAGCTGAGCGACTTGCCCAGGAGCTGACGCTTCAGGAGGAGAAACTAAAAGAGATGGAAGGCAAACTGGACACATGTAGAGTCTCTGCTGACAAGGAACGAACAACTGCAATGCAACAGGCTGATGAGCTGCAGGTGACCATCAGTCACCTTCAGGGAGCACTATCTCTGAAGGAGCGGGAAGCAGGGAACCTCCAGACACAGCTTCAGGATGTGCAAAGGGCATTGGAGGCCCAGGAGGGTCAACTGGAGGAGCACAAGAAAAGAATgcaagaggagctgcaacatAGAAGTGTGCTTGAAGAACAACTAAATACAAAGATGAATGAGTTGTCCACCAGTAACCAAAAGATTCGGCAACTGGAGAATCGCAACCAGCGGTTGACTGCAGAGAGTCAGAGCTTCCAAACGCAAGCCAAGAAATTGGAAGAGTACAAGAGCCAGTGCACAAGTTTAATGGAGATCAATGCCAAGCTGATCCAGACTGTGAAAAGAAATGAGGAGAGCAGCAAGGAGCTGGCGCAAATCAAGACCGCTCTAGAGAGAGAACTGATTACTGCACAGGCCTCTCAGAGGAAACTGAGAAGCCAACTGGAGTCAGCTGGACTGACTGTGGAGAACCAAAATCTGGAGAAATGCATACAGAACGGCCAGATGAACAATGAAGAAACTGAAATTGAACAACTTGGGGAGAAGAGTATATCAAGTCTGGAAGAATTAGATGACAGTGCTGCAGTCCCACAGGAGAACAAGAGAATGTATTCTACACACCTACTGGAAGCTATTGAATCCTCAACAACTGATAATGGAGAATCCACTTCCAGGTTGGCTCTGGCTGAGGCCCAACTTGAACTCAACATGAAGGAGGTTTCCAGACTTCAGGAGGAGGTCATGGAGCTCCGGGCACAGCTATTGGTAAGCTCAGAGGAGAGGATAAAGATCCAGGCTCTGCATGAAGTGACAGAAGCCTCCAGAGAAGACCTCCGCGCTCAAACGGAGCAACTAAAGTCCCAGGTGGAAGAGCTTAACCGCAGGCATGTGGAGGAACTGCTACGCTGCCATGAAAGAGAGGACACTCTGGTAAAGGAGAGGGATATGGAGGCCAAGGTGCGGGCAGAAATCCAAACGAGTATGACTGCTATGAGGGAAGAACTTCACTTGTTGAAAAAGCAGAACAGCACGCTTGCACTTGAGAACGGAGAGGCTCGTGAGGCCTTACATAGGGCCAACACTGAGACAGCAGAGCTCGGGGTTCACGTTTGCATGCTGACGGGGCAGAACGAGGAGGCTAAGCTGCGATGGGAAGAGCTTTCTACCAAACTGCAGGAGCTACAGATGGAGGCACAGGAGGAGGTGGAAACTCTAAGTGATTCGATGGAGGCCATGAGTAAAGATAATGCAAGACTCCAAGAGCAGCTAAAGCAGACCGAGGGACTCCCAGAAGCCATGCAGAAGTTGCAGGAGAGACTTGAACAGGCGGAGGAAGAAGCCAAAAGCCTCCAAGAGATCCGACAGAGAGAAGTGGACACACTGAGGTCCCAGTTGAGCGATGAGGCTGTGCACCACCAAAGTCAAATGCAG GGTCTGAATGAGGAACTGGATGCACTGAGGAAGAGGTTGGACAACGAAATGGAGAAAGTCTCAAGTCTTGAGTCCAAAGTTTTGGAGCTTGAG TCTGTCAACAGTGATCACAGTCAGATGATCGAAAAGAAAAATGCCCTCATTGGTGATTCTGAAACTGTAATTCATCAGAAAGAGGAACAGATAAAAAACCTCAGAGTGGACTTATCAAG AGCTGAGAAGGAACTGACACTTGCTCAGCAGTCCTGTCATGAATTGAGTGTGAACTTAAACAGAAGTGCAATGGAGAAGCAAGACATTGAACTGAAGATGTCTGCTGAGATAGATGACCTTTTTCGTACCAAAAAGAACCTGGAGGAGAGACTTATTGAGCTCATAAG GGAGAAAGATGCTTTATGGCAGAAGTCAGATGCACTGGAGTTTGAACAGAAACTGAGATCTGaggaacagacagacagagatgtCACATACTGCCTGAGTTGTCGCAATCACTTCGGCTGGATGCTGCACAGACACAACTGCAG GTTATGTGGGCGTCCATTCTGTTACTACTGCTGCAGTTATGCTGTGAGTGTCCACCAAGGCGGTGCTAAGGAACGCTGTTGTAAAGACTGCTTCACTCAGCACAATGCTGCACAAGAGCGCCACCCAAAGGCAAAGCTGGGTAGTCCTAAACGTTCAATGTCAAGCCCCACCCGAAGCAGCACACCTGGTATACCAT GGGAACTGAAGTCCCCTGGGCCAGATGACACAGCGTATGACATCATCACAGAAGAGGAGGTGAACTGTACCCATGACAGCGACTCGTACTACACCACTGCGCTGTCACCAGAGACACTACAGct AAGCAGCAGTGACGTCACCAGCACCGAAGATTCAGACGAGCTGATTGGCTCTGTTCAGGATGCTGAGATCTGCCTGCTGAAATCTGGAGAGATGAC GTTGTCTGTGCCGTTCAGTGTGAAGGACGTGAATCAGTTTGGCGACACGTCCAGAGAACTCTTCATTAAGTCCAGCTGTTACAGTGCCATTCTCATAACCGCTGCACATCCGGGTCCTACAATCAGCTGGATCTTCTCCTCCAAACCCAAGAGCATCGCCTTCAGTGTGGTGTACAGAGAAAGCACAGAAACGCCTCTAGAAGGAGCCAAG GTTCTGATCCCTCTGACGAGATGTAACTCTCATAAGGAAACAATTCAGGGTCAGTTGAAGGTCAGGAATGCTGGAGAATACACCCTTATCTTCGACAACTCCTTCTCCAG GTTCGTCTCTAAGAAGGTCCTGTACAAACTGAGTGTAGAGGAGCCAGAGGAAGCCAATGGAAGTGATTGTTCTTCATAG
- the fyco1b gene encoding FYVE and coiled-coil domain-containing protein 1 isoform X3, translating to MSTVGENQLQRIIRDLHDAVSELSKEHCDTGEPISDDSSSLHKFCYKLEYLLQFDQKERTTFLGSRKDYWDYFCDCLAKIKGANDGIRFVKSISELKTSLGKGRAFIRYCLVHQRLADTLQQCLMNYKITCEWYYERSPFLKSHLNIDIINHLYELNEVQFDVASRGHDLDSDWPTFARKTLGSALSPAHVWKPPSRCSSINSLVSTYSQQAQEFPPGQEFGSSLLGDLGELGELSCSASEDLRIELDQSELKQKELQEKVQQLTSEAADLRAVLSDLQEQLLAKGPNQEKEGEPSTGEQEVVKAVRECTDRLHTTTQDLGALRTSERNLESKLSIAENRNMELLAKLDGALSEKGQQAASYCDSAWKIQELLNKLKEAEEDRIESKRESEDRARLAERLAQELTLQEEKLKEMEGKLDTCRVSADKERTTAMQQADELQVTISHLQGALSLKEREAGNLQTQLQDVQRALEAQEGQLEEHKKRMQEELQHRSVLEEQLNTKMNELSTSNQKIRQLENRNQRLTAESQSFQTQAKKLEEYKSQCTSLMEINAKLIQTVKRNEESSKELAQIKTALERELITAQASQRKLRSQLESAGLTVENQNLEKCIQNGQMNNEETEIEQLGEKSISSLEELDDSAAVPQENKRMYSTHLLEAIESSTTDNGESTSRLALAEAQLELNMKEVSRLQEEVMELRAQLLVSSEERIKIQALHEVTEASREDLRAQTEQLKSQVEELNRRHVEELLRCHEREDTLVKERDMEAKVRAEIQTSMTAMREELHLLKKQNSTLALENGEAREALHRANTETAELGVHVCMLTGQNEEAKLRWEELSTKLQELQMEAQEEVETLSDSMEAMSKDNARLQEQLKQTEGLPEAMQKLQERLEQAEEEAKSLQEIRQREVDTLRSQLSDEAVHHQSQMQGLNEELDALRKRLDNEMEKVSSLESKVLELESVNSDHSQMIEKKNALIGDSETVIHQKEEQIKNLRVDLSRAEKELTLAQQSCHELSVNLNRSAMEKQDIELKMSAEIDDLFRTKKNLEERLIELIREKDALWQKSDALEFEQKLRSEEQTDRDVTYCLSCRNHFGWMLHRHNCRRLLPTKQTFEAVLLATCNSDS from the exons TTTGACCAGAAAGAGAGGACCACATTTCTGGGCAGCAGGAAAGACTACTGGGACTATTTCTGTGACTGCTTGGCCAAGATTAAAGGAGCTAATGACGGCATTCGCTTTGTCAAATCAATCTCTGAG CTGAAGACGTCATTAGGGAAAGGACGGGCTTTCATCCGCTACTGTCTGGTGCACCAAAGGCTGGCAGACACTCTTCAGCAATGTCTTATGAACTACAAAATCACATG TGAGTGGTATTACGAACGCAGTCCCTTCCTGAAATCCCATCTGAATATCGATATCATCAACCACCTGTATGAACTCAATGAGGTCCAGTTTGATGTAGCATCCAGAGGTCACGATCTTGACTCTGACTGGCCTACTTTTGCCAG AAAGACTCTGGGATCAGCTCTCTCACCGGCCCATGTGTGGAAACCACCCAGTCGCTGCTCTAGTATCAACAGTTTGGTCAGCACTTACTCACAG CAAGCTCAGGAGTTTCCTCCAGGCCAAGAATTCGGCTCCAGTCTGCTAGGTGATCTGGGCGAGTTGGGCGAACTGTCCTGTAGCGCTTCTGAGGACCTGCGCATTGAGCTTGACCAATCAGAGTTGAAGCAAAAAGAGCTCCAGGAGAAGGTCCAGCAGCTCACCAGTGAGGCAGCTGATCTGAGAGCTGTGCTCAGTGACCTACAGGAACAACTATTGGCTAAAGGTCCTAATCAAGAGAAAGAAGGAGAACCATCTACAGGGGAGCAGGAGGTGGTAAAAGCTGTCAGAGAGTGCACCGATCGCCTCCATACCACCACACAGGATCTGGGGGCTTTACGGACATCAGAACGCAATCTAGAATCCAAGCTGAGCATTGCGGAGAACAGGAACATGGAGTTGCTGGCAAAGCTTGACGGAGCTCTGAGCGAAAAAGGACAGCAGGCCGCCAGCTACTGCGACTCAGCCTGGAAGATCCAAGAGCTCCTGAACAAGCTAAAGGAGGCTGAAGAAGATAGGATTGAGTCTAAACGAGAGAGCGAAGACCGGGCTAGACTAGCTGAGCGACTTGCCCAGGAGCTGACGCTTCAGGAGGAGAAACTAAAAGAGATGGAAGGCAAACTGGACACATGTAGAGTCTCTGCTGACAAGGAACGAACAACTGCAATGCAACAGGCTGATGAGCTGCAGGTGACCATCAGTCACCTTCAGGGAGCACTATCTCTGAAGGAGCGGGAAGCAGGGAACCTCCAGACACAGCTTCAGGATGTGCAAAGGGCATTGGAGGCCCAGGAGGGTCAACTGGAGGAGCACAAGAAAAGAATgcaagaggagctgcaacatAGAAGTGTGCTTGAAGAACAACTAAATACAAAGATGAATGAGTTGTCCACCAGTAACCAAAAGATTCGGCAACTGGAGAATCGCAACCAGCGGTTGACTGCAGAGAGTCAGAGCTTCCAAACGCAAGCCAAGAAATTGGAAGAGTACAAGAGCCAGTGCACAAGTTTAATGGAGATCAATGCCAAGCTGATCCAGACTGTGAAAAGAAATGAGGAGAGCAGCAAGGAGCTGGCGCAAATCAAGACCGCTCTAGAGAGAGAACTGATTACTGCACAGGCCTCTCAGAGGAAACTGAGAAGCCAACTGGAGTCAGCTGGACTGACTGTGGAGAACCAAAATCTGGAGAAATGCATACAGAACGGCCAGATGAACAATGAAGAAACTGAAATTGAACAACTTGGGGAGAAGAGTATATCAAGTCTGGAAGAATTAGATGACAGTGCTGCAGTCCCACAGGAGAACAAGAGAATGTATTCTACACACCTACTGGAAGCTATTGAATCCTCAACAACTGATAATGGAGAATCCACTTCCAGGTTGGCTCTGGCTGAGGCCCAACTTGAACTCAACATGAAGGAGGTTTCCAGACTTCAGGAGGAGGTCATGGAGCTCCGGGCACAGCTATTGGTAAGCTCAGAGGAGAGGATAAAGATCCAGGCTCTGCATGAAGTGACAGAAGCCTCCAGAGAAGACCTCCGCGCTCAAACGGAGCAACTAAAGTCCCAGGTGGAAGAGCTTAACCGCAGGCATGTGGAGGAACTGCTACGCTGCCATGAAAGAGAGGACACTCTGGTAAAGGAGAGGGATATGGAGGCCAAGGTGCGGGCAGAAATCCAAACGAGTATGACTGCTATGAGGGAAGAACTTCACTTGTTGAAAAAGCAGAACAGCACGCTTGCACTTGAGAACGGAGAGGCTCGTGAGGCCTTACATAGGGCCAACACTGAGACAGCAGAGCTCGGGGTTCACGTTTGCATGCTGACGGGGCAGAACGAGGAGGCTAAGCTGCGATGGGAAGAGCTTTCTACCAAACTGCAGGAGCTACAGATGGAGGCACAGGAGGAGGTGGAAACTCTAAGTGATTCGATGGAGGCCATGAGTAAAGATAATGCAAGACTCCAAGAGCAGCTAAAGCAGACCGAGGGACTCCCAGAAGCCATGCAGAAGTTGCAGGAGAGACTTGAACAGGCGGAGGAAGAAGCCAAAAGCCTCCAAGAGATCCGACAGAGAGAAGTGGACACACTGAGGTCCCAGTTGAGCGATGAGGCTGTGCACCACCAAAGTCAAATGCAG GGTCTGAATGAGGAACTGGATGCACTGAGGAAGAGGTTGGACAACGAAATGGAGAAAGTCTCAAGTCTTGAGTCCAAAGTTTTGGAGCTTGAG TCTGTCAACAGTGATCACAGTCAGATGATCGAAAAGAAAAATGCCCTCATTGGTGATTCTGAAACTGTAATTCATCAGAAAGAGGAACAGATAAAAAACCTCAGAGTGGACTTATCAAG AGCTGAGAAGGAACTGACACTTGCTCAGCAGTCCTGTCATGAATTGAGTGTGAACTTAAACAGAAGTGCAATGGAGAAGCAAGACATTGAACTGAAGATGTCTGCTGAGATAGATGACCTTTTTCGTACCAAAAAGAACCTGGAGGAGAGACTTATTGAGCTCATAAG GGAGAAAGATGCTTTATGGCAGAAGTCAGATGCACTGGAGTTTGAACAGAAACTGAGATCTGaggaacagacagacagagatgtCACATACTGCCTGAGTTGTCGCAATCACTTCGGCTGGATGCTGCACAGACACAACTGCAG gcgcctactgccaacaaaacagacatttgaagcagttttactcgccacctgcaattctgactcttGA